The following are from one region of the Ignavibacteriota bacterium genome:
- a CDS encoding T9SS type A sorting domain-containing protein, whose translation MNGNNIYENGVDTPLDTAVNYLGPIGITIYPGAKNLILNSAVCQFGGDPVVREPANITEVRNYIFGLTATGTIVNPCTFAYGQVVGIPCNQVNPYFWFSGDPVANIGWISTDERDVRGNGTTGPFILVTNQEVEILIAYEVDNSITPLGGITAVRSISDEVQTFYENNFGYPIVSVDDEQEIVSEFRLEQNYPNPFNPNTKIKFTIPNVIAIRQLPEKQSQLVTLKIYDILGNEIATLVNDELSPGEYEVEFNTSSIKHLPSSGIYFYTLKAGDFVQTKKMILLK comes from the coding sequence ATGAACGGAAATAATATTTATGAAAATGGAGTGGATACTCCTTTAGATACAGCAGTTAATTATCTCGGACCAATTGGTATCACAATTTATCCTGGGGCAAAAAATTTAATTTTAAACTCGGCAGTTTGTCAATTTGGTGGTGACCCTGTTGTAAGAGAACCTGCAAACATTACTGAAGTGCGAAACTATATCTTCGGATTAACCGCAACCGGAACAATTGTAAATCCTTGTACGTTTGCGTATGGGCAGGTAGTTGGAATTCCCTGTAATCAGGTAAACCCATATTTCTGGTTTTCAGGTGATCCGGTTGCAAACATAGGATGGATTTCAACTGATGAGCGTGATGTTCGTGGGAATGGAACAACAGGTCCATTCATTTTAGTGACAAATCAAGAAGTCGAGATACTAATTGCGTACGAAGTGGACAACAGCATAACACCGCTTGGCGGAATAACTGCAGTAAGATCAATCTCAGATGAAGTACAAACTTTTTATGAAAATAATTTTGGTTACCCAATTGTTTCTGTTGATGATGAGCAAGAAATAGTTTCTGAATTCAGGCTTGAACAAAACTATCCAAATCCATTTAATCCAAACACAAAAATAAAATTTACTATCCCAAATGTCATTGCGATCCGGCAATTGCCGGAGAAGCAATCTCAGTTAGTTACTTTGAAAATTTACGATATTCTCGGTAACGAAATTGCAACTTTGGTTAATGACGAACTTTCACCGGGAGAGTATGAAGTTGAATTTAATACATCATCCATCAAACATCTTCCATCTTCCGGAATTTATTTTTATACTTTGAAAGCTGGTGATTTCGTTCAGACGAAGAAAATGATTCTACTCAAATAA
- the rfaE1 gene encoding D-glycero-beta-D-manno-heptose-7-phosphate kinase translates to MVDISNKRLDELKKGFDGKRIAVIGDMMLDGYFWGDVKRISPEAPVPVLDVEDEFFRFGGAANVALNVLTLGGIPVPVGVIGNDTYGNIFSSLLKEKKINSDGIIIDSDRPTTTKTRVIANNQHVVRIDKESKVNISNHIESKILYFLESVLSSIDGIILQDYNKGVLTPSLISKIISIANKKNILITVDPKFDNFFEYKNVTVIKPNRKETETILGIRIKDDKDISSAGRNLLQKLNSEYVLLTLGEGGIAVFEKGGNERRMPTKARKVADVSGAGDTVISTLTIGLTSGANIYEACFLANYAAGIVCGEAGIVPIEKETLFQTVLKDNL, encoded by the coding sequence ATGGTAGATATTTCTAATAAACGACTTGATGAATTAAAGAAAGGTTTCGATGGAAAAAGAATTGCAGTTATTGGTGATATGATGCTGGATGGTTATTTCTGGGGAGATGTTAAAAGAATTTCCCCTGAAGCTCCGGTCCCTGTGCTTGACGTTGAAGATGAGTTTTTTCGCTTTGGCGGTGCAGCAAATGTCGCTTTGAATGTTTTAACTCTCGGAGGAATTCCTGTCCCGGTTGGTGTAATTGGTAATGATACTTACGGTAATATTTTTTCTTCGTTACTTAAAGAAAAGAAAATTAATTCGGATGGAATTATAATTGATAGTGATAGACCAACAACTACAAAAACCAGGGTAATCGCGAACAATCAGCATGTAGTCAGGATTGATAAAGAAAGTAAAGTAAATATTAGTAATCATATTGAATCAAAGATTCTATACTTTCTCGAAAGTGTTCTCAGCAGTATTGACGGAATAATACTTCAGGATTACAATAAGGGAGTTTTAACTCCATCACTCATCTCAAAAATTATTTCAATCGCAAACAAAAAAAATATACTCATCACAGTTGATCCTAAATTCGATAATTTTTTTGAATATAAAAACGTCACTGTAATAAAACCAAACAGAAAAGAAACTGAGACCATTCTTGGAATCAGAATTAAGGATGATAAAGATATTTCATCCGCCGGAAGAAATCTTTTGCAAAAACTGAATTCGGAGTACGTGCTTCTCACACTTGGCGAAGGTGGAATTGCAGTTTTTGAAAAAGGCGGCAATGAAAGAAGAATGCCGACAAAAGCCAGAAAGGTTGCTGATGTTTCGGGTGCAGGTGATACCGTAATATCAACTCTTACTATTGGTCTTACTTCGGGTGCAAATATTTATGAAGCATGTTTCCTTGCTAATTATGCTGCGGGAATTGTGTGTGGTGAAGCCGGAATTGTCCCGATCGAAAAAGAAACTCTTTTTCAAACTGTACTAAAAGATAACTTATGA
- the rfaE2 gene encoding D-glycero-beta-D-manno-heptose 1-phosphate adenylyltransferase — MSSATSLTEIKKIRSKLKTEGQKIVFTNGVFDLVHAGHVDYLSKAKKLGDVLIVGLNSDDSVKRIKGDRRPILKQEERAFIISNLKPVDYVVLFDDDTPEKLISEIIPDILVKGADWSIEKIIGKDIVERNGGKVMNIKFVNDQSTSKIIDLIVKRFSN; from the coding sequence ATGAGTTCAGCAACTTCCCTGACTGAAATAAAAAAGATAAGATCAAAACTTAAAACCGAAGGACAAAAAATTGTTTTTACTAACGGAGTTTTTGATTTAGTTCATGCGGGTCATGTCGATTATCTCTCCAAAGCAAAAAAACTTGGCGATGTTCTTATCGTTGGCTTGAATTCTGATGATTCTGTTAAAAGAATTAAGGGCGATAGAAGACCTATTCTCAAGCAGGAAGAGAGAGCGTTTATTATCTCCAATCTCAAACCGGTTGATTATGTAGTTCTGTTTGACGATGACACACCGGAAAAATTAATTTCTGAAATAATTCCTGATATACTTGTTAAAGGTGCAGACTGGTCAATTGAAAAAATAATAGGCAAAGATATTGTTGAAAGAAATGGAGGCAAGGTGATGAACATCAAATTTGTCAATGATCAGTCAACTTCCAAAATAATTGATCTTATTGTTAAAAGATTTTCGAACTAA
- the rnr gene encoding ribonuclease R produces MKNQIKSFFKENPTRSFKSKEIAKRLKIKDDRTYLLLKNELHKLEAELFLSRNGKRYKIYSLPDTNKLIGYFNLNEGGYGFVTPKNSKTGDIFIAARNINNAFHGDKVEVVVFAKQKGKNLEGQITKVIERKRKEIVGQLKKSKSFYFVTPDDPKIHRDIYVDEKSLKESKTGDKVAVGNISWEDRMLNPVGKIVEIIGREGTLQTEVTSIAREFGIPFLFKEKSLKEAESISLDISDYELGKRIDFRDKNVFTIDPVDAKDFDDALSIEKLENGNYRVGVHIADVGHYVKQGTSIDKEASERGNSVYFVGKAIPMLPEKLSNNLCSLVPNEDRLTFSVIFEMTPKAVIIKNQIAKTIINSKRRFTYEEAQNIIESGSGDYSNEINLSNELAKKLRAQRMKAGSFEFFTPEVQFKLDQKGFPVEVLKKEIKESNMLIEEFMLLANKTIAERIFSKGNISFVYRVHDYPDEEKITEFARFVKSLGYVFNPKGGKAAGQFNQLMKQVRGTEEEGVINELAVRSMAKAIYSTKNIGHYGLGFSNYTHFTSPIRRYADLLVHRILDKTLISKTGRNYSLDQLNKICEHISATERTAMEAERRSVKLKQIQFLHDKLGEDFHAVISGVANYGIFVELVDILAEGLIRVKDLEGDFYVLDEKKYSLIGRRTKKAFRLGDKITVKLVRVDLENLELDFITVNDQIN; encoded by the coding sequence ATGAAAAATCAAATCAAGTCCTTCTTTAAAGAAAATCCCACTCGTTCCTTTAAATCTAAAGAAATTGCTAAACGATTAAAGATAAAAGATGATCGAACATATCTTTTGCTGAAAAATGAATTGCATAAGCTTGAAGCAGAATTATTTCTTTCAAGAAATGGCAAACGATATAAAATTTATTCATTACCTGATACAAATAAATTGATCGGGTATTTCAATTTAAATGAAGGCGGCTATGGTTTTGTTACTCCAAAAAATTCTAAGACTGGTGATATCTTCATTGCCGCACGTAATATTAACAATGCTTTTCATGGCGATAAAGTAGAGGTTGTCGTCTTTGCAAAACAAAAAGGAAAAAATCTTGAGGGGCAGATAACTAAAGTCATCGAGCGGAAAAGAAAAGAAATAGTTGGTCAGTTAAAGAAAAGCAAATCATTTTATTTCGTCACACCGGACGATCCAAAGATCCATCGTGATATTTATGTAGATGAAAAGAGTTTAAAGGAATCTAAAACGGGAGACAAAGTTGCGGTGGGAAATATTTCATGGGAAGATAGAATGCTTAATCCTGTCGGTAAGATCGTTGAAATTATTGGCAGAGAAGGAACACTTCAGACAGAGGTTACTTCAATTGCCCGCGAGTTTGGGATACCTTTTCTTTTTAAAGAGAAATCTTTGAAAGAAGCTGAAAGCATTTCCCTTGACATAAGCGATTATGAATTAGGAAAACGGATTGATTTCAGAGATAAAAATGTTTTTACAATTGATCCGGTAGATGCAAAAGATTTTGATGATGCACTTTCAATTGAAAAACTGGAGAATGGTAATTACAGAGTTGGTGTTCATATTGCGGATGTGGGTCATTACGTGAAACAAGGGACTTCGATTGATAAAGAAGCATCCGAAAGAGGTAACAGTGTTTACTTTGTGGGTAAAGCTATTCCAATGCTGCCGGAAAAGTTGTCAAATAATCTTTGCTCACTCGTACCGAACGAAGATAGACTGACGTTCTCAGTTATATTTGAAATGACACCAAAAGCCGTTATCATCAAGAATCAGATTGCAAAGACAATTATAAACAGCAAACGAAGATTTACTTATGAAGAAGCCCAGAATATTATTGAATCCGGATCAGGTGATTATTCCAATGAAATAAATCTATCGAACGAATTAGCTAAAAAACTTCGGGCTCAAAGAATGAAAGCCGGCAGTTTCGAATTTTTTACGCCTGAAGTACAATTCAAACTTGATCAAAAAGGTTTTCCAGTTGAAGTTCTAAAAAAAGAAATTAAAGAAAGCAATATGCTCATTGAAGAGTTTATGCTGCTTGCAAATAAAACTATTGCAGAAAGAATTTTCTCTAAAGGTAATATTTCTTTTGTTTACAGAGTGCACGATTATCCCGATGAAGAAAAAATTACGGAGTTTGCAAGATTTGTAAAATCGCTTGGTTATGTTTTCAATCCAAAAGGAGGAAAAGCAGCCGGTCAATTTAATCAGTTGATGAAGCAAGTTAGAGGAACAGAAGAAGAGGGTGTTATAAATGAGCTCGCTGTTCGTTCAATGGCGAAAGCAATTTATTCAACAAAAAATATTGGACATTACGGATTAGGATTTAGCAATTACACTCATTTTACTTCACCGATTAGACGTTATGCAGACTTATTGGTTCACCGTATTTTAGATAAAACTTTGATTTCAAAAACCGGAAGGAATTATTCTCTTGACCAGTTGAATAAAATTTGTGAACATATTTCAGCAACAGAAAGAACCGCAATGGAAGCTGAGCGCAGATCAGTTAAGTTAAAGCAGATTCAATTCCTTCACGATAAGCTTGGTGAAGATTTCCATGCTGTAATTTCAGGTGTAGCAAATTATGGGATTTTCGTTGAATTAGTTGATATTTTAGCTGAAGGGTTGATAAGAGTAAAAGATTTAGAGGGAGATTTTTATGTTTTGGATGAAAAGAAATATTCATTAATTGGCAGACGAACAAAAAAAGCATTTCGGCTTGGTGATAAAATAACGGTCAAGCTGGTTCGTGTGGATTTAGAAAATCTTGAGCTTGATTTTATTACCGTGAATGATCAAATAAATTAA
- a CDS encoding biopolymer transporter Tol — translation MLKQIFKIFAIVFIIQVALFAQFGKNKVQFKYFDWYFIQTKHFDIYFNNKGETLAEFTAHASEDALAKILNSFNYSVNSRITIIVYNSQNDFQETNVTDSYLSEGIEGFTELFKNRVVVQFHGSYKQFRHLIHHELVHAVINDMFYGGSLQNIISNNITVQIPLWFNEGMAEYQALGWDEDTDMFIRDAAINEYLPDVQNLSGYFAYRGGQAVFYYIAKRYGKEKIGEIINAMRSLGNVDAAFKQTIGLNIKEFNERWKKDIKRVYWPDIEITQDPDEFAKRLTDPDGDESFYNTSPAISPQGNKIAFITNRDFFFSLYIMDANTGEIITKLAEGNQSPNFEELNILTPGLTWSPDGSKIAIAALSHGYDIIYIFDVEEDDYYTLPIKMDGVQSVTWSRDGKQLAFIGQNSRQTDIYTYDFNTKEIKNLTDDIFTDKDPNWSHDGKTIYFSSDRNGYENIEDVPAGFKIYNYDFSQLEIYALDVETKSIKRITDLPASNETSPIVSPDGSQILFISDLNGINNIYKKNLVFASTDNYVNDIKDIKPIPVTNSQSGLYQLSASEDGKKLAFSSLYKSSFNIFLLNNPFESELDVNELPLTKYRQGKLNLDAPPLELLKEENESSKDSTDFNPSKFFAGNDSTKKYGDSITVDFGNYVFGTEQVAVSNEEKSDTLGLIDNLDERGNFKINKYKINFAPDLVYANAGYSTLYGLIGTTVISFSDVLGNHRLIGVTGLQIDLKNSDYGLAYYYLAKRIHWGIEGYHTARFVRLLRLDPRGFFTSNLFRYRNFGVSGSASFPLNRFYRFDFGISVLNVTGENLDNILEPTENVTFTVPQVSFVHDNVLWGYTAPIQGTRYRFDVFGNLGATDPGKSFYSIIGDLRTYLRFFYDHSLALRLSGGYSGGENPQRFFIGGTENWINRTFATTEVPIQSASDFAFLTAVLPLRGYNYSERIGTRYLLANMELRFPLIRYLLTGGIPLLFNNIIGVAFIDAGTTWYDNSKIKLFSRNTAGSIITDDLLVGTGVGARVYFLYFLLRFDVAWAYNIEGFSSPKFYFSLGADF, via the coding sequence ATGTTAAAACAGATTTTTAAAATATTTGCCATAGTGTTCATTATTCAGGTGGCACTGTTTGCGCAGTTTGGTAAAAATAAAGTACAATTTAAATATTTTGACTGGTATTTTATCCAGACAAAACACTTTGATATTTACTTCAATAATAAAGGCGAGACTCTCGCTGAATTTACTGCACACGCTTCAGAAGATGCATTAGCTAAAATTCTGAACAGTTTTAACTATTCTGTAAACAGTAGAATAACAATTATCGTTTATAACTCGCAAAATGACTTTCAGGAAACAAACGTTACTGATTCATATCTTAGCGAAGGAATCGAAGGTTTCACTGAATTATTCAAGAACAGAGTTGTTGTCCAGTTCCACGGTTCATATAAACAATTCAGACATCTGATTCATCATGAACTGGTTCACGCAGTAATCAATGATATGTTTTATGGTGGATCACTTCAAAACATAATTTCAAATAATATCACCGTACAGATTCCATTATGGTTTAACGAAGGAATGGCTGAATACCAGGCTCTTGGCTGGGATGAAGATACTGATATGTTTATCAGAGATGCTGCAATAAATGAATATCTTCCGGATGTTCAGAATTTATCTGGTTATTTTGCGTATCGTGGCGGACAGGCGGTTTTTTATTACATCGCAAAGAGATATGGTAAAGAAAAAATTGGTGAAATAATTAATGCGATGAGAAGCCTGGGTAATGTTGATGCAGCATTTAAACAAACAATAGGACTCAACATTAAAGAATTTAATGAAAGATGGAAGAAAGATATTAAGCGTGTTTACTGGCCCGATATTGAGATAACTCAGGACCCTGATGAATTTGCAAAAAGGCTTACCGATCCGGATGGAGATGAAAGTTTTTATAATACCAGTCCTGCAATCTCACCACAAGGTAATAAGATTGCTTTCATAACCAATCGCGATTTCTTTTTTAGTCTGTACATCATGGATGCAAATACCGGCGAAATAATCACGAAGCTGGCGGAAGGAAATCAATCACCAAATTTTGAAGAACTGAACATTCTTACTCCTGGTTTAACCTGGTCACCTGATGGTTCAAAGATTGCGATTGCAGCATTAAGTCATGGTTATGATATCATATATATTTTTGATGTTGAAGAAGATGATTATTACACTTTACCGATCAAGATGGATGGTGTTCAGAGTGTTACCTGGTCCCGGGATGGAAAACAACTCGCATTTATCGGGCAGAACTCCAGGCAGACTGATATTTATACTTATGATTTCAATACAAAGGAAATCAAAAATCTGACAGATGATATTTTTACTGATAAAGACCCCAACTGGTCTCATGATGGAAAAACAATTTATTTCTCTTCAGATAGAAATGGGTATGAAAATATTGAGGATGTACCAGCTGGATTTAAAATTTACAATTACGACTTTTCACAACTGGAAATCTATGCGCTTGATGTTGAAACTAAATCAATAAAAAGAATCACTGATTTGCCTGCCAGCAATGAAACTTCACCAATTGTGAGCCCCGATGGAAGTCAGATACTTTTTATTTCAGACTTAAATGGGATAAATAATATTTACAAGAAGAATCTTGTTTTCGCTTCAACAGATAATTACGTTAATGATATAAAAGATATTAAACCAATTCCGGTTACAAATTCGCAGTCAGGTTTGTATCAGCTATCTGCATCTGAAGATGGGAAAAAACTTGCATTTTCATCTCTGTATAAATCTTCATTCAATATATTTTTATTGAACAACCCTTTTGAATCAGAACTTGATGTTAATGAATTACCATTAACAAAATACAGACAGGGAAAATTGAATCTCGATGCACCTCCATTGGAATTATTGAAAGAGGAGAATGAATCGTCAAAAGACAGCACAGATTTTAATCCCTCAAAATTTTTTGCAGGTAATGATTCTACAAAAAAATACGGTGATTCTATCACGGTTGATTTTGGTAATTATGTTTTCGGAACAGAGCAAGTTGCAGTATCAAATGAAGAAAAATCTGATACACTTGGTTTAATTGATAACCTTGATGAAAGAGGTAACTTCAAAATAAATAAGTATAAAATAAATTTTGCACCTGATCTCGTTTATGCAAACGCAGGTTACAGTACTCTTTATGGACTTATTGGTACTACTGTAATTTCTTTTAGTGATGTACTCGGAAATCATCGTCTGATTGGAGTTACAGGTTTACAAATTGACTTAAAGAACAGTGACTATGGTTTAGCATATTACTATCTTGCGAAAAGAATACACTGGGGAATTGAAGGTTACCATACAGCCAGATTTGTTCGTTTATTAAGATTGGATCCGAGAGGATTTTTCACGTCGAATTTATTTCGTTACAGAAACTTTGGTGTCTCTGGTTCAGCAAGTTTTCCACTAAATAGATTTTATAGATTTGACTTCGGAATTAGTGTATTAAATGTCACTGGTGAAAATCTTGACAATATTTTAGAACCTACTGAAAATGTTACCTTTACTGTCCCGCAAGTTAGTTTTGTTCATGATAATGTTCTCTGGGGTTACACAGCACCAATTCAGGGAACACGCTACCGATTTGATGTATTTGGAAACCTTGGTGCTACTGACCCAGGCAAAAGCTTTTACTCAATAATTGGTGATCTACGTACGTATTTAAGATTTTTTTATGATCATTCACTTGCATTGAGACTTTCGGGTGGATATTCAGGTGGTGAAAATCCTCAAAGATTTTTTATTGGTGGAACTGAAAATTGGATAAACAGAACTTTTGCAACAACTGAAGTCCCGATTCAATCAGCTTCTGATTTTGCATTCCTTACCGCAGTACTGCCATTAAGAGGTTACAATTATTCAGAACGGATTGGTACAAGATACTTGCTCGCAAATATGGAATTAAGATTTCCACTTATCAGATACTTACTAACCGGAGGTATTCCTCTGTTATTTAACAATATCATTGGTGTGGCTTTTATTGATGCAGGAACTACATGGTATGATAACAGTAAAATAAAACTTTTTAGCAGAAACACTGCCGGCAGTATTATTACAGATGATTTGCTTGTAGGTACTGGTGTGGGAGCGAGAGTTTATTTCCTCTACTTTTTACTTCGATTTGATGTCGCGTGGGCGTATAATATTGAAGGATTCTCAAGTCCTAAATTTTATTTTTCTTTGGGTGCTGATTTTTGA
- a CDS encoding zinc ribbon domain-containing protein, whose product MPTYDYKCTNCGYTFEYFQPMSADPITECPKCKGRVKRIIGTGAGTIFKGSGFYQTDYKRNSSNSSSKPSDKSSDTEKKSGTEKKDN is encoded by the coding sequence ATGCCAACATACGACTATAAATGTACAAACTGCGGTTATACTTTCGAATATTTTCAGCCAATGTCAGCCGATCCTATAACTGAATGTCCAAAATGCAAAGGGCGTGTAAAGAGAATAATTGGAACAGGAGCTGGCACAATTTTCAAAGGAAGTGGTTTTTATCAAACTGATTATAAGAGAAATTCTTCTAATAGCAGCAGTAAACCTTCAGATAAATCATCTGACACTGAGAAGAAATCAGGAACTGAAAAAAAGGATAATTAA
- a CDS encoding LPXTG cell wall anchor domain-containing protein gives MLNFIKSSSKQKGKFLLLILFLVLMYSLGGCLNYYQEVTLYPDGSGKMHIDYWMKFMNEESEKVVQNLGIFNPDSIRSGFSSAYSSVDNVLVNKDSTDSTTHALIDISFNHIDSLNKTKVFSEYNFSFQEKGKDQIIFSQFIPPIATGFGIDASTFNVEYKYKISGDILSHNAQEVSGKTLIWRYKLSDIGSGKTINVVFQPYKLKETPTWIYILSGIVLLVVLFFLLKKRKS, from the coding sequence ATGCTGAATTTTATAAAATCATCCTCAAAACAAAAAGGTAAATTCCTTCTTTTAATCTTATTCCTTGTATTGATGTATAGTTTAGGTGGTTGCCTGAATTATTATCAGGAAGTAACTCTCTATCCTGATGGTTCTGGCAAAATGCATATTGACTACTGGATGAAATTTATGAATGAAGAAAGCGAAAAAGTTGTGCAAAATCTTGGAATTTTTAATCCTGACTCCATTCGTTCAGGCTTCAGTTCAGCTTATAGCTCTGTGGATAATGTTCTTGTCAATAAAGATAGTACTGATTCAACAACTCATGCGTTAATCGATATTAGTTTTAACCATATTGATTCGTTAAATAAAACCAAAGTTTTCAGTGAATACAATTTTTCATTCCAGGAAAAAGGTAAAGATCAAATTATTTTTAGCCAGTTTATTCCACCCATTGCAACTGGATTCGGAATTGATGCAAGCACATTCAATGTAGAATACAAGTATAAAATTTCAGGAGATATTCTTTCGCATAATGCTCAGGAGGTTTCTGGGAAAACCTTAATCTGGCGGTATAAACTCTCTGACATTGGCAGCGGAAAAACCATAAATGTTGTTTTTCAGCCATACAAACTGAAAGAAACACCTACCTGGATTTACATTCTATCAGGGATTGTATTACTCGTAGTTCTTTTCTTTTTATTGAAAAAAAGAAAAAGTTGA
- a CDS encoding ribose-phosphate pyrophosphokinase has product MATNDYMIFAGASNSPLAKKIASRVGKPLGLIELKRFSDGEIWVKFGENIRGLDIFLIQSTNPPADNLMELLIMIDAAKRASAKNITAVIPYFGYARQDRKDQPRVAITAKLIANLLTVAGADRIITMDLHAAQIQGYFDIPFDHLYGSSVFKDRIEVYKKNLVVVSPDVGGIKMARAYAKLLDCGLVVIDKRRPKQNFAEVMNIIGDVDGKDILIVDDLIDTAGTFVGAIDALKEKGALNIYGAITHPVLSGQALERINDSKVAKLFVSDTISIEGIDRVEKIQVISSAELFSEAIRRTFNNESISSLFHIDKG; this is encoded by the coding sequence ATGGCAACGAACGATTATATGATATTTGCGGGTGCGTCTAATTCTCCTCTCGCAAAAAAAATTGCTTCCAGAGTTGGAAAACCGCTCGGATTAATCGAATTAAAAAGATTTAGCGACGGAGAAATATGGGTTAAATTTGGAGAGAACATCAGAGGATTAGATATATTTTTAATACAATCAACCAATCCTCCGGCTGATAACTTGATGGAGCTGCTCATTATGATCGATGCAGCAAAACGTGCTTCAGCAAAAAATATTACAGCTGTGATTCCTTATTTTGGATATGCAAGACAAGACAGAAAAGATCAACCAAGAGTTGCAATTACAGCAAAATTAATAGCTAACCTGTTGACAGTTGCTGGCGCTGATCGTATTATCACGATGGATTTACATGCAGCACAAATTCAAGGTTATTTTGATATTCCGTTTGATCACTTATATGGTTCTTCAGTATTCAAAGATAGAATAGAAGTTTATAAGAAAAATCTTGTAGTTGTTTCTCCGGATGTAGGCGGAATTAAAATGGCACGAGCTTATGCTAAGTTGCTTGATTGTGGATTGGTTGTTATTGATAAAAGAAGACCGAAGCAGAATTTTGCAGAAGTGATGAACATTATTGGAGACGTTGATGGGAAAGATATTTTGATAGTTGATGATCTTATAGATACTGCAGGTACTTTCGTTGGGGCAATTGATGCTTTGAAGGAAAAAGGTGCACTGAATATTTATGGAGCAATAACGCACCCAGTGCTTTCAGGTCAGGCTTTGGAAAGAATAAATGATTCCAAAGTGGCCAAACTTTTTGTTTCTGACACAATTAGTATAGAAGGAATAGATCGCGTAGAAAAAATCCAGGTTATTTCATCTGCTGAATTATTTTCAGAAGCAATTCGCAGAACATTCAATAACGAGTCAATTAGTTCATTATTTCATATCGATAAAGGTTAA